In Alkalihalobacterium alkalinitrilicum, a genomic segment contains:
- the sigW gene encoding RNA polymerase sigma factor SigW: MDRIVQQLIKEVKKGDQQAFGELVELFKDKVYQLSYRMVGNVHEAQDIAQEAFLRAYTNLDSYDTSRKFSTWLFRITTNLSIDRLRKKKPDQFLGDPISGGEGLTVQSQIAADQELPEDQVVVLEMQEWIQDEISQLPPKYRSAIILKYIEDLSLKEISEVLDLPISTVKTRIHRGREALRKRMRNK, from the coding sequence ATGGATAGAATTGTGCAGCAACTAATTAAAGAAGTGAAAAAAGGTGACCAACAGGCTTTTGGTGAACTTGTAGAATTATTTAAAGATAAAGTGTATCAGTTGTCATATCGGATGGTTGGTAACGTACATGAAGCACAAGATATTGCCCAAGAAGCTTTTTTACGTGCATATACTAACCTTGATAGTTATGACACTTCTCGTAAATTTTCTACTTGGCTGTTTAGAATAACGACAAACTTATCAATTGATCGGCTGCGAAAGAAAAAGCCAGATCAATTTTTGGGTGATCCAATTTCTGGGGGCGAGGGACTGACGGTTCAATCACAAATTGCAGCTGATCAAGAGCTTCCAGAAGATCAAGTGGTCGTATTAGAAATGCAAGAGTGGATTCAGGATGAAATTAGTCAACTTCCTCCGAAGTATCGTTCAGCGATTATACTCAAATACATCGAAGATCTTTCTCTCAAGGAAATTAGTGAAGTCCTAGATTTGCCTATTTCAACGGTAAAAACAAGGATACATAGAGGGAGAGAAGCATTAAGAAAGAGAATGAGAAATAAGTAA
- a CDS encoding TRAP transporter large permease produces MGTILFILLFILFIINVPVAIALGMSAAIIFIIQDSVPLVAIMQRMFNSVDSFPLLAIPFFILAGKLMESGGISKRLIHLANVIFGRIRGGLAIVSVVACAFFAALSGSAAATTAAVGSILIPAMVKKGYDKNFSTAIQAAGGTVGVVIPPSVPLVLFGVAAGVSISDLFIAGIIPGVFIVCSLTVLVYIISVIKGYGGGEPYNFSEFLKAFKDAFLALMMPVIILGGIYGGIFTPTEAAVVAVVYGLIVGVFIYREIKLKQLYEIFSASVLMTSVIMFIIVGASIFGYYLTREKIPAQITEFMLGITDNWIVALLIINVLLLIIGIFLETAAAIIILTPILAPVALALGIDMVHFGIIMIVNLAIGFITPPVGINLFVASNIAGTKFENIVRAIIPFIIVMILCVLIISFVPQISLFLL; encoded by the coding sequence GTGGGCACTATTTTATTTATCTTATTATTTATTTTATTTATTATTAACGTTCCTGTAGCTATTGCACTAGGGATGTCCGCAGCAATTATATTTATCATTCAAGACTCGGTTCCACTCGTTGCAATCATGCAACGTATGTTTAATTCTGTAGATTCTTTCCCTTTACTCGCGATCCCTTTCTTTATTTTAGCCGGTAAATTAATGGAAAGTGGGGGAATCTCCAAAAGGCTTATTCATTTAGCAAATGTGATCTTTGGTAGAATTAGAGGAGGTTTAGCAATCGTTTCAGTGGTTGCCTGCGCCTTTTTTGCAGCTCTTTCAGGTTCGGCTGCTGCGACAACAGCTGCAGTAGGGTCTATTCTTATCCCTGCAATGGTTAAAAAGGGATATGACAAAAATTTTTCAACAGCCATTCAAGCTGCTGGTGGAACAGTTGGCGTAGTCATCCCACCGAGTGTTCCACTCGTATTATTTGGTGTAGCGGCAGGGGTTTCAATTAGTGATTTATTCATTGCGGGGATTATTCCTGGCGTGTTTATTGTTTGTTCATTAACAGTATTAGTTTATATCATTTCTGTAATCAAAGGCTATGGTGGTGGGGAACCTTACAATTTTTCAGAGTTCCTGAAAGCTTTTAAAGATGCGTTTTTAGCACTTATGATGCCAGTAATTATTTTAGGTGGAATTTACGGTGGGATTTTTACTCCAACGGAAGCCGCAGTAGTTGCAGTCGTTTACGGGTTAATTGTCGGTGTATTTATATATCGAGAAATCAAACTAAAACAATTATATGAAATTTTTTCGGCTTCTGTCTTGATGACATCAGTAATTATGTTCATTATTGTAGGAGCTTCAATCTTTGGTTATTACTTAACGAGAGAAAAGATTCCAGCTCAAATTACTGAGTTTATGTTAGGGATTACTGATAATTGGATTGTAGCGCTTCTAATTATCAATGTCTTATTATTGATCATTGGTATCTTTTTAGAGACAGCTGCAGCGATTATTATTTTAACACCTATTTTAGCACCAGTTGCGCTAGCATTAGGGATTGATATGGTGCATTTTGGAATTATTATGATAGTGAATTTAGCAATTGGTTTTATTACTCCGCCTGTAGGGATAAACTTATTCGTTGCTTCTAATATTGCAGGAACGAAATTTGAAAATATTGTTCGTGCCATTATTCCATTTATAATAGTGATGATTCTTTGTGTATTAATTATTTCTTTTGTTCCTCAAATTAGTTTATTTTTACTTTAG
- a CDS encoding TRAP transporter small permease — MRKAIKGMNQTLNIILVLIFVVLTVAVFCQIIFRFVLNQPLAWTEELSRYSLVWITFLGAAFAMSKNAHIGMEVLRDRAPAFLKKILAIVATVVCLGFFFIMIKEGYSLAGRSMNQLSPVLKIPMGIVYSVIPISGVILAINIIDVTIRQLRQREEG; from the coding sequence TTGAGAAAAGCCATAAAGGGAATGAATCAAACATTAAATATTATATTAGTCCTGATTTTTGTAGTCCTTACTGTAGCTGTTTTTTGCCAAATTATATTTCGTTTTGTACTTAACCAACCTTTAGCTTGGACTGAAGAACTATCGAGATATAGTTTAGTTTGGATTACCTTTCTAGGAGCAGCCTTTGCCATGTCCAAAAATGCACATATCGGTATGGAGGTTCTTAGAGATCGAGCGCCTGCTTTTCTTAAAAAAATTTTGGCGATCGTGGCAACAGTTGTTTGTCTTGGATTTTTCTTCATTATGATAAAAGAAGGTTATAGTTTAGCTGGAAGATCAATGAATCAACTGTCACCCGTATTAAAGATACCGATGGGAATAGTATATTCTGTAATACCAATAAGTGGCGTTATACTAGCAATTAATATTATAGATGTAACCATTCGGCAATTAAGGCAAAGAGAGGAGGGGTAA
- a CDS encoding TRAP transporter substrate-binding protein, with product MKKRKYLAPFVAVLASLSLVACGSGSDSDSTNEGETTSGSDSTDSGEVFKLQAGHSLPEDHPYEKAFQKLAETVEERTDGQIVIETFPSSQIGAERELTEGLTFGTVDLVVSSTAPVTNFVPELGVLDLPFLFNDREAAVEVLEGEIGQGLFSSLSEQGIIGLSWGENGFRHITNSERPINSPSDLEGLTIRTQENEFHLAAFEMLGASPSPMAWTEALTALQQGVVKGQENPAIVADQFDLYNANQEHMTLTGHVYSVAIFMLSQDTYDKLPEDLREILVEEGQNIGSYQRDLIVEMEQESLNKLAEQGMQIIEDIDVEPFRSAISDVYDRFEYQELLQQILDAQQ from the coding sequence ATGAAAAAGAGAAAGTATTTAGCACCATTTGTTGCTGTCCTTGCTAGTTTATCACTAGTAGCGTGTGGCAGTGGGTCAGACTCAGACTCAACAAATGAAGGAGAAACTACTAGCGGAAGTGACAGTACTGATAGTGGTGAAGTTTTTAAACTTCAAGCAGGTCACTCTTTACCAGAAGATCATCCTTATGAAAAGGCTTTTCAGAAATTAGCTGAAACTGTTGAAGAAAGAACAGATGGCCAAATTGTAATTGAGACGTTTCCAAGTAGTCAAATTGGTGCAGAAAGAGAATTAACAGAAGGGCTTACTTTTGGTACAGTTGATTTAGTAGTTTCTTCAACTGCACCTGTAACGAACTTTGTTCCTGAATTAGGTGTGCTCGATTTGCCATTTTTATTTAATGATCGTGAAGCTGCAGTAGAAGTATTAGAAGGTGAAATTGGACAGGGGTTATTTTCAAGTCTAAGTGAGCAAGGAATTATCGGATTATCTTGGGGTGAGAATGGCTTTAGACATATTACAAATAGTGAACGACCAATCAATAGTCCTAGTGATTTAGAAGGGTTAACGATTCGTACACAAGAAAATGAGTTTCATTTAGCTGCATTTGAAATGTTAGGTGCTAGTCCGTCTCCGATGGCTTGGACAGAAGCTTTAACAGCTCTTCAACAAGGTGTTGTTAAGGGACAAGAAAATCCTGCAATCGTTGCTGATCAGTTTGATTTATATAATGCAAATCAAGAACATATGACATTAACTGGACATGTCTATTCTGTAGCCATCTTTATGTTAAGCCAAGACACATATGATAAATTACCAGAAGACTTACGTGAGATTTTAGTTGAAGAAGGTCAAAATATTGGTTCGTATCAAAGAGATTTAATTGTGGAAATGGAACAAGAATCTCTTAACAAATTAGCTGAGCAAGGTATGCAAATTATTGAAGATATAGATGTTGAACCTTTCCGTTCAGCGATTTCTGATGTATATGATAGATTTGAATATCAAGAGTTGTTACAACAAATTTTAGATGCACAACAATAA
- a CDS encoding FAD-binding oxidoreductase, which translates to MLNHINELKKLISNERVTTNETMLEQHSRDESYHRPSLPDVVIFPESKEEVSKILAYANQHKIPVVPFGLGTSLEAHVIPYNGGISLDLSLMNQIVEIKEKDFLVKVGPGVTRTQLNKELKKYGLFFSVDPGADATLGGMAATNASGTTSVKYGIMRDQVRDLEVVLANGDIIHTGGLAAKSSSGYHLNGLMVGSEGTLGVITELTLKVYGIPEETMAARASFPSVDNAVDAVVSILSAGIPIARIELVDARSIKQVNQQLKTTYEESPTLFLEFHGNEAGLQQDVEFTKEIVHDLGCKDILFEIDSKARHELWEARHNLAYAFIHGSPGRKLMVTDVSVPLSELSNAIAHSRSEVDKLGLDGAITGHVGDGNYHVLLMVDLNNEEEMKLAQKFNQTIVQYAISKGGTCTGEHGVGLGKAKYQRLEHGSSYEVMKAIKKSLDPNNILNPGKIFVD; encoded by the coding sequence ATGTTAAACCACATAAACGAATTAAAAAAATTGATATCCAATGAAAGAGTTACTACGAATGAGACGATGTTAGAACAACATAGTAGAGACGAATCTTATCATCGTCCTAGCCTTCCAGATGTCGTTATTTTTCCTGAGTCTAAAGAAGAAGTTAGTAAAATCTTAGCTTATGCAAATCAACATAAAATTCCAGTTGTTCCTTTTGGATTAGGGACAAGCCTTGAAGCACATGTTATTCCTTACAATGGAGGAATTTCACTCGATCTGTCGCTCATGAATCAAATTGTTGAAATAAAAGAAAAGGACTTTCTTGTAAAAGTTGGGCCAGGGGTGACAAGAACGCAATTAAATAAAGAGTTAAAAAAATATGGGTTGTTCTTTTCTGTAGATCCAGGAGCGGATGCTACCCTCGGTGGTATGGCTGCAACAAATGCTAGTGGAACAACATCGGTTAAGTATGGAATTATGAGGGATCAAGTACGAGACCTTGAAGTCGTCCTTGCTAATGGTGACATTATTCATACAGGAGGTTTGGCAGCTAAGTCGTCTTCTGGTTATCATTTGAATGGTTTAATGGTCGGTTCAGAAGGGACATTAGGTGTAATAACTGAGTTAACGTTAAAAGTGTACGGGATCCCAGAGGAGACTATGGCGGCGAGAGCATCTTTTCCTTCAGTAGATAATGCTGTAGATGCGGTTGTGTCAATTTTATCGGCAGGCATTCCTATTGCTAGAATTGAATTAGTAGATGCACGTTCCATAAAACAAGTAAACCAACAATTGAAAACGACGTATGAAGAGAGTCCTACGTTATTCTTAGAATTTCATGGAAATGAAGCTGGTTTACAACAGGATGTAGAATTTACGAAAGAAATCGTACATGACTTAGGGTGTAAAGATATCTTGTTTGAAATAGACTCAAAAGCGAGACATGAATTATGGGAAGCTCGCCATAATTTAGCTTATGCTTTTATACACGGTTCACCAGGGCGAAAGTTAATGGTTACTGACGTTAGTGTTCCTCTTTCAGAGTTGTCGAATGCGATTGCGCACTCAAGAAGTGAAGTAGATAAATTAGGTTTAGATGGTGCGATAACAGGCCATGTAGGCGATGGTAACTACCATGTATTGTTAATGGTTGATTTAAACAATGAAGAAGAAATGAAGTTAGCTCAAAAATTCAACCAGACCATTGTTCAATACGCTATTTCAAAGGGTGGAACCTGTACTGGTGAACATGGTGTCGGACTTGGAAAGGCCAAGTACCAACGGTTAGAGCATGGCAGTTCATACGAAGTGATGAAGGCTATTAAAAAGTCTTTAGATCCTAATAATATATTAAATCCAGGTAAAATTTTTGTTGATTAA
- the pdaB gene encoding polysaccharide deacetylase family sporulation protein PdaB, giving the protein MKFFLVWNGKKIKQLSIIIVAAFFTAGLLFVERNELMVFSTSDGPQAFHKAKTDDKVMSLTFNISWGDQRALPILDILKDKNVQATFFLSGAWAERHPDTVKRIVEDGHEIGNHGYQYESYPSWDDEKIKKDIRRGDQVLTELTEKKPTLLRPPHGQFDKRVLGIADKLDYSIVHWSVNTNDWENPGVDQIVDQTLEQSSKGDVILFHASDSVKQTHKALPIILDRLKSKGYQFTTVTELIASTTTKSEEIK; this is encoded by the coding sequence ATGAAGTTCTTTTTGGTGTGGAATGGAAAAAAAATAAAGCAATTATCAATTATTATTGTTGCGGCCTTTTTTACCGCTGGACTATTGTTTGTCGAACGAAATGAATTAATGGTTTTTTCGACATCGGATGGACCTCAAGCGTTTCACAAAGCAAAAACCGATGATAAAGTGATGTCTCTAACTTTTAACATTAGTTGGGGTGATCAAAGAGCCTTACCAATTCTGGACATATTAAAAGATAAAAATGTTCAGGCTACTTTTTTTCTCTCAGGTGCATGGGCCGAACGTCACCCAGATACCGTCAAACGTATCGTTGAGGATGGACATGAAATTGGTAACCATGGTTATCAATATGAAAGCTACCCTTCTTGGGATGATGAAAAAATAAAAAAAGATATTCGAAGAGGAGATCAAGTTCTTACTGAACTAACGGAAAAAAAACCTACCTTATTGAGACCCCCACATGGACAGTTTGACAAACGCGTTCTTGGAATAGCTGACAAACTAGATTACTCCATTGTCCACTGGAGTGTTAATACTAATGACTGGGAAAACCCTGGAGTGGACCAAATTGTCGATCAAACGCTAGAACAATCTAGTAAAGGAGATGTAATTCTATTTCATGCATCAGACTCCGTGAAACAAACTCATAAAGCATTACCTATCATTCTAGACCGCCTAAAAAGTAAAGGGTATCAGTTCACAACAGTAACTGAATTAATAGCTAGTACAACAACTAAGAGTGAAGAAATTAAGTAG
- a CDS encoding KinB-signaling pathway activation protein, translating to MNSRKVVYLFFTSLLIGSISGAIVGLVIDWSLYTSEGAMNFIFGLVWLLGISAAFSLISQMGFFAYLTIHRLGLGLFKTAKLWNKVQVIVIAFVIFDLIYLRYIAFAEADETIFNYVLMPILILIYGIIIAYIKAKDTNQGAFIPALFFIVVVTTIEWVPALTVNDPKWLWIYFAPLLAANTWQLLILHRLTGNQTK from the coding sequence GTGAATAGCCGTAAAGTTGTTTATTTGTTTTTCACCTCTCTTTTAATTGGAAGTATTAGTGGTGCGATTGTAGGACTAGTCATTGACTGGTCATTGTATACAAGTGAAGGTGCCATGAACTTTATCTTTGGTTTAGTTTGGTTACTAGGTATTAGTGCTGCCTTTAGTTTAATTAGTCAAATGGGTTTCTTTGCATATTTAACTATTCATCGCTTAGGGTTAGGTCTATTTAAAACAGCGAAGCTGTGGAACAAAGTTCAAGTTATTGTTATTGCTTTTGTCATTTTTGATTTAATATACCTTCGTTATATTGCTTTTGCCGAAGCGGATGAAACCATTTTTAATTATGTATTGATGCCTATTCTAATTTTGATTTACGGTATTATTATCGCGTATATAAAAGCAAAAGATACGAATCAAGGAGCTTTCATACCTGCATTATTCTTCATTGTAGTTGTCACTACAATTGAGTGGGTTCCAGCACTTACTGTAAATGACCCAAAATGGTTATGGATTTATTTTGCACCGTTGTTAGCAGCTAATACGTGGCAGTTATTAATATTGCACCGGCTAACTGGAAATCAAACGAAATAA
- the gerD gene encoding spore germination lipoprotein GerD has protein sequence MGRYRKLIIIPTILIFFITGCATAEGGGNSQPDYESMKKMMVDMLQTDEGKKAISEAITDEEVQQELIMEQAFVKQTIQQTLTSEQGKAFWQQTMQDPEFARALAESIKPETEKMLKALMKDPEYQQMMMDILKDPEMEKAALDLMRTKEYRQQVMTIMADAFESPFFVSKVNQILGKVTAEQLQKEAKQQEEKEQQGEGGGEGS, from the coding sequence ATGGGGCGATATCGCAAACTAATCATAATACCAACTATCCTCATCTTTTTCATTACTGGTTGTGCGACTGCCGAAGGTGGCGGAAACTCCCAACCTGATTACGAGAGTATGAAAAAAATGATGGTCGATATGTTGCAAACAGATGAAGGAAAAAAAGCCATCTCAGAAGCGATAACGGATGAAGAAGTCCAACAGGAACTAATTATGGAACAGGCTTTTGTTAAGCAAACAATCCAACAAACCTTAACTTCTGAACAAGGAAAAGCCTTTTGGCAACAAACGATGCAAGACCCCGAATTTGCACGAGCATTAGCTGAAAGTATAAAACCCGAAACAGAAAAAATGCTTAAAGCACTAATGAAGGACCCAGAGTATCAACAAATGATGATGGATATACTAAAAGACCCGGAAATGGAAAAGGCCGCTCTTGATTTAATGAGAACAAAAGAATACCGCCAACAAGTGATGACCATTATGGCGGATGCTTTTGAAAGTCCATTCTTCGTTTCAAAAGTTAACCAAATATTAGGGAAGGTTACAGCGGAACAATTACAAAAGGAAGCGAAACAACAAGAAGAGAAAGAACAACAAGGTGAAGGTGGCGGAGAAGGCTCATAG
- a CDS encoding P-loop NTPase has translation MLSEEKVIGALKTVMDPFLDKSIVEVDAIREIKINDNHVSLKVAIAKTGTAEQMQLQQQMVNTLKEAGAESVGLRFENLTEPELQQRGGVQQKQAPSLLTSQDTTFIAVTSGKGGVGKSTVSVNLATTLARLGKKVGIIDADIYGFSVPDMMGVEERPKVIAERIYPVERFGVKVISMGFFVEDNAPVIWRGPMLGKMLNNFFSEVEWGELDYLILDLPPGTGDVALDVHTMLPTSKEIIVTTPHATAAFVAARAGAMAIKTNHEIIGVVENMSYFESKVTGEKEYVFGRGGGERLAEELKTKVIGQIPLGQPEINKDDFAPSIYDDNHPIGKIYTEIAKRVIEKVEK, from the coding sequence TTGTTATCAGAAGAAAAAGTAATAGGCGCATTAAAAACAGTGATGGATCCATTTTTAGATAAGTCCATTGTTGAAGTTGATGCTATTAGAGAAATCAAAATAAATGATAATCATGTAAGTTTAAAAGTAGCTATTGCAAAAACAGGAACAGCTGAACAAATGCAATTACAACAACAGATGGTCAATACACTTAAAGAAGCTGGAGCTGAATCCGTTGGACTGCGTTTTGAAAATCTAACAGAACCAGAATTGCAACAGCGAGGTGGAGTTCAACAGAAGCAAGCTCCATCATTACTTACATCTCAAGATACAACGTTTATTGCAGTGACAAGTGGTAAAGGTGGTGTTGGAAAGTCAACAGTATCTGTAAACCTGGCAACAACACTCGCTCGATTAGGTAAAAAAGTAGGAATTATAGATGCTGACATATACGGGTTTAGTGTTCCTGATATGATGGGTGTAGAAGAACGTCCAAAGGTTATCGCTGAGCGCATTTATCCTGTAGAACGTTTTGGCGTAAAAGTAATTTCAATGGGATTTTTCGTCGAAGATAATGCACCTGTTATTTGGAGAGGGCCGATGTTAGGGAAAATGCTTAACAACTTTTTTAGTGAAGTAGAGTGGGGGGAGCTCGATTATTTAATTTTAGATTTACCTCCTGGTACTGGAGATGTAGCGCTAGATGTTCATACAATGCTTCCGACGTCTAAGGAAATTATTGTAACTACGCCACATGCAACTGCAGCATTTGTTGCTGCACGTGCGGGCGCAATGGCGATTAAAACGAATCATGAGATCATTGGAGTAGTTGAAAATATGTCTTATTTCGAAAGCAAAGTAACAGGAGAAAAAGAGTACGTATTTGGTCGCGGTGGTGGAGAGCGTCTTGCTGAAGAATTGAAGACGAAGGTCATAGGGCAAATTCCACTAGGTCAGCCAGAAATTAATAAAGATGATTTTGCACCTTCAATTTATGATGATAATCATCCGATTGGAAAAATTTATACTGAAATTGCAAAACGTGTTATTGAAAAAGTAGAAAAATAA
- the cwlD gene encoding N-acetylmuramoyl-L-alanine amidase CwlD, whose protein sequence is MKKWIKGGGFALAVVGLLFIVQYQFISDDSWSTWQLPLSGKVIILDPGHGGPDGGAVSKDGLLEKDVTLDISLELRDYLQEAGALVLMTREEDRDLADSDIKKIRQRKVQDLKRRVELINGSDGDMFVSIHLNAIPSPKWKGAQTFYNRTIEENEYIAKFVQDEIRRNLENTHRVAKPIGNVYLIKQAVTPGVLVEVGFLSNPEEAELLETEKYQQKVAASIYQGILRYYSEEPVPAS, encoded by the coding sequence ATGAAAAAGTGGATTAAAGGGGGCGGCTTCGCTCTTGCGGTTGTTGGACTATTATTTATTGTGCAATACCAATTTATTAGCGATGACTCTTGGTCAACGTGGCAACTCCCCTTGTCAGGAAAAGTAATTATACTTGATCCAGGTCATGGAGGTCCAGACGGTGGAGCAGTATCCAAAGACGGATTACTTGAAAAAGATGTAACGTTAGACATTTCATTAGAGCTTCGCGATTATTTACAAGAAGCAGGAGCGCTAGTTCTTATGACTCGAGAAGAAGACAGAGATTTAGCCGATAGTGATATAAAAAAAATACGCCAGCGTAAAGTACAAGACTTAAAGCGAAGAGTCGAGTTAATCAATGGTTCAGATGGAGATATGTTTGTTAGTATTCACCTTAACGCTATTCCTTCACCGAAGTGGAAAGGGGCACAAACCTTTTACAACCGGACAATAGAAGAAAATGAGTACATTGCTAAGTTTGTTCAAGATGAAATTCGTCGAAATTTAGAAAATACTCACCGAGTGGCCAAACCGATTGGTAATGTTTATTTAATAAAACAAGCAGTAACCCCAGGTGTTCTCGTCGAAGTTGGATTTTTATCCAATCCAGAAGAAGCCGAATTACTTGAAACCGAAAAGTATCAACAAAAAGTGGCTGCATCTATTTATCAAGGAATTCTCCGTTATTATTCAGAAGAACCAGTTCCCGCTTCATAA
- a CDS encoding DUF2521 family protein, producing MTVITTFSEKQREKRWKFERKVLRQLSLNDLRKDAQQHFEHLFPFHFQYEPFLVDPIIDAAIDSFLIGAEFSRFGYYGETVLDVRFRCEEELKDIYTQLFYILEGWYTYRDIGLDSLYIAVEQFVEQWWEKGFTEGTKRYRMRLH from the coding sequence ATGACAGTCATAACAACGTTCTCAGAAAAACAACGAGAAAAGCGCTGGAAGTTTGAACGTAAAGTATTGAGACAATTGTCGTTAAATGATCTACGAAAAGATGCTCAGCAACACTTTGAACATTTGTTTCCTTTCCACTTTCAATATGAGCCGTTTTTAGTCGATCCTATTATTGATGCAGCGATTGATTCCTTTTTAATTGGTGCAGAATTTAGCCGTTTTGGCTACTATGGAGAGACGGTTCTAGATGTTCGCTTTCGTTGTGAAGAAGAACTAAAAGATATTTATACACAATTATTTTACATTCTTGAAGGTTGGTACACATATCGAGATATCGGGTTGGATTCATTATATATAGCAGTAGAACAATTTGTAGAACAGTGGTGGGAAAAGGGGTTCACGGAAGGTACAAAACGGTACCGAATGCGTCTTCATTAA
- the rpsI gene encoding 30S ribosomal protein S9: MAQVQYYGTGRRKHSVARVRLVPGDGRIVINNREFNEYFGNKEVLKLIIQQPLVETGTEGQYDVVVNVTGGGYTGQAGAIRHGVSRALLEVDPEYRASLKSAGFLTRDARMKERKKYGLKAARRAPQFSKR; encoded by the coding sequence TTGGCACAAGTACAATATTATGGTACAGGTCGCCGTAAGCACTCTGTTGCACGTGTTCGTTTAGTGCCAGGCGACGGTCGTATCGTTATCAATAATCGTGAATTCAATGAATACTTCGGAAACAAAGAAGTATTAAAGTTAATCATTCAACAACCACTAGTTGAAACAGGAACAGAAGGACAATATGATGTTGTTGTTAATGTTACTGGTGGAGGCTATACTGGACAAGCGGGAGCTATCCGTCACGGAGTTTCTCGTGCGCTTTTAGAAGTAGATCCAGAATACCGTGCGTCATTAAAAAGCGCTGGTTTCTTAACTCGTGATGCACGTATGAAAGAGCGTAAGAAATACGGTCTTAAAGCAGCACGTCGTGCACCTCAGTTCTCAAAACGTTAA
- the rplM gene encoding 50S ribosomal protein L13: MRTTFMAKPNEVERKWYVVDAEGQTLGRLASEVASILRGKHKPIFTPNVDTGDHVIIINASKIVLTGKKLQDKIYYRHTNHPGGLKQTTAGEMLQNKPERMLELAIKGMLPKNTLGRKQGMKLHVYAGSEHKNQAQKPEVLELRG; the protein is encoded by the coding sequence ATGCGTACAACATTTATGGCAAAGCCAAATGAAGTTGAACGTAAATGGTATGTTGTTGATGCAGAAGGCCAAACTTTAGGTCGTCTTGCTAGTGAAGTTGCCTCTATTCTTCGTGGTAAACATAAACCAATCTTTACTCCGAATGTAGATACAGGTGATCACGTAATTATTATCAACGCATCAAAAATCGTTCTTACAGGAAAGAAATTACAAGACAAAATTTACTACCGTCACACAAATCACCCAGGTGGACTTAAGCAAACTACAGCTGGCGAAATGCTACAAAACAAACCAGAGCGTATGTTAGAGCTTGCAATTAAAGGCATGCTTCCAAAGAACACTCTTGGTCGTAAACAAGGTATGAAGTTACACGTTTATGCTGGTAGCGAACATAAAAACCAAGCACAAAAACCAGAAGTTCTTGAACTTCGTGGTTAA
- the truA gene encoding tRNA pseudouridine(38-40) synthase TruA, whose product MRRFKCVISYDGTDFSGYQVQPQRRTVQGELEKALKTIHKNQTVQVFASGRTDASVHAVGQVIHFDTPLHIPTEKWGQALAANLPDDITIRNVQGVNPDFHARFHAVRKEYRYRVLNHKLSDVFRRRYTYHVPYEINIDVMKEATNFLIGTHDFTSFCSTGSPVEDKIRTIYQLEILIEEDEIIFSIQGNGFLYNMVRIIVGTLLEVGTGKRDVKDIKDIILAKDRAMAGKTAPGHGLYLWEVDYK is encoded by the coding sequence ATGAGAAGGTTTAAGTGCGTCATTTCATATGATGGAACAGATTTTTCTGGCTATCAAGTTCAACCCCAAAGGAGAACAGTTCAGGGAGAATTAGAGAAAGCACTAAAAACGATTCATAAAAATCAAACAGTTCAAGTGTTTGCTTCAGGTAGGACGGATGCTTCTGTTCATGCTGTTGGCCAAGTCATTCACTTTGATACGCCTCTTCACATACCGACTGAAAAATGGGGACAAGCTTTAGCTGCAAACTTACCAGATGATATCACAATCCGTAATGTACAAGGAGTAAATCCTGATTTTCATGCACGATTTCATGCGGTTCGTAAAGAGTACCGATACCGTGTCTTGAATCATAAACTTAGTGACGTCTTTCGTCGGCGTTATACGTACCACGTTCCGTATGAAATCAATATTGATGTGATGAAGGAAGCGACTAATTTCCTTATAGGGACACATGATTTTACTTCCTTTTGTTCAACAGGTTCGCCAGTTGAAGATAAAATCAGAACCATATATCAGCTTGAAATTCTAATAGAAGAGGATGAGATTATTTTTAGTATCCAAGGAAATGGTTTTCTCTATAATATGGTTCGAATTATTGTAGGTACTTTATTAGAAGTCGGTACAGGAAAACGGGATGTAAAGGACATAAAGGATATCATCTTAGCTAAAGATCGAGCGATGGCTGGAAAAACAGCTCCAGGACATGGTTTATATTTATGGGAAGTTGATTATAAATGA